The following coding sequences lie in one bacterium genomic window:
- the secD gene encoding protein translocase subunit SecD, which produces MSNTWKYKLALLIFLTIASVYLVVPSIFGFQAIREEAESSGANLPWYFSVLPNKGINLGLDLRGGIYLEFEVQSGKAISNKVDLMVADLERWMKEEKIEFASISQEPRKHIIMIAGLSEDGKTRVMQHVGDSYSDVLERKIASDGALELGLQGHYVKYMHNQIVKQALEKVRNRIDRYGVAEPSIHRLGSDRIAIELPGIKDPDRAIGIIKKAGQLEFKIVDDSVAEPNLAQMVAEARTAENLPDDFSLATVEKINDSLRAKLPENTEVAFEIQFDPVQKKVVKGVPYLLKRKAEVTGEMLKNAQVNVHDNEPYVSLTFDAQGSALFGETTSNNVGKRMAILLDGNVTKAPVIREPILGGQAQITLGYGNYQNLLTEAEDLSLVLQEGALPAQLVEATKTVVGPSLGADSIRQGAMATIVGALAVCLFMLIYYKWSGFIANAALLFNLLFILAGLAIFQATLTLPGIAGIALTMGMAVDANVLIYERIREELRSGKSAKTAVESGYSNAMRTIIDSNVTTLIAGVVLYQFGTGPIKGFAVTLIMGLLISMYTACIVTRMVYDYMIVKRRITRISV; this is translated from the coding sequence ATGTCAAACACATGGAAATATAAGCTCGCCCTCCTCATCTTCCTCACGATCGCATCCGTTTATCTCGTCGTCCCGTCGATATTCGGATTCCAGGCCATTCGCGAGGAGGCCGAGTCCTCAGGGGCCAATCTACCGTGGTACTTCTCGGTCCTGCCGAACAAGGGCATCAACCTCGGTCTGGACCTGCGCGGCGGCATATATCTCGAATTCGAGGTGCAGTCCGGCAAGGCGATCTCCAACAAGGTCGACCTGATGGTCGCCGACCTCGAGAGGTGGATGAAGGAGGAGAAGATCGAGTTCGCCTCGATCTCACAGGAGCCCAGGAAACACATCATAATGATAGCCGGCCTCTCCGAGGACGGAAAAACCAGGGTCATGCAGCACGTGGGCGATTCCTACTCCGACGTCCTGGAGCGCAAGATCGCCTCAGACGGAGCCCTGGAGCTCGGCCTTCAGGGTCACTACGTCAAATACATGCACAACCAGATCGTGAAGCAGGCGCTGGAAAAGGTCAGAAACCGCATAGACCGCTACGGCGTGGCCGAGCCGTCCATACACAGGCTGGGTTCGGACCGCATCGCGATAGAGCTCCCGGGCATCAAGGACCCGGACCGCGCGATCGGAATCATCAAGAAGGCGGGACAGCTGGAGTTCAAGATAGTGGACGACAGCGTCGCCGAGCCGAATCTTGCCCAGATGGTCGCCGAGGCGCGCACCGCGGAGAACCTCCCCGACGATTTTTCGCTGGCGACGGTCGAAAAGATAAACGATTCGCTGCGCGCGAAACTCCCCGAGAACACCGAGGTAGCCTTCGAGATACAGTTCGACCCGGTGCAGAAGAAGGTGGTCAAGGGCGTCCCGTACCTGCTCAAACGCAAGGCTGAGGTCACGGGCGAGATGCTCAAGAACGCGCAGGTCAACGTGCACGACAACGAGCCCTATGTGAGCCTCACCTTCGACGCCCAGGGTTCCGCCCTCTTCGGCGAGACGACCTCCAACAACGTGGGCAAGCGCATGGCGATCCTGCTCGACGGCAACGTCACAAAGGCCCCGGTCATCCGCGAACCGATACTGGGCGGCCAGGCGCAGATCACCCTGGGCTACGGAAATTATCAGAACCTCCTCACCGAGGCCGAGGACCTCTCGCTCGTGCTCCAGGAAGGAGCATTGCCGGCTCAGCTCGTTGAGGCGACAAAGACCGTGGTCGGCCCGTCGCTCGGCGCAGACTCCATACGCCAGGGCGCGATGGCGACCATAGTCGGCGCGCTGGCGGTCTGCCTATTCATGCTCATCTACTACAAGTGGTCCGGCTTCATCGCCAACGCGGCGCTGCTTTTCAACCTGCTGTTCATCCTCGCAGGGCTTGCGATTTTCCAGGCCACCCTCACACTGCCGGGCATAGCGGGAATCGCACTCACCATGGGCATGGCGGTGGACGCGAACGTGCTCATCTACGAGCGCATACGCGAGGAGCTCCGCTCCGGCAAGAGCGCGAAGACCGCAGTCGAATCCGGCTACTCAAACGCAATGCGCACGATCATCGACTCGAACGTGACCACGCTGATCGCGGGCGTGGTGCTCTACCAATTCGGCACGGGTCCGATAAAGGGTTTCGCCGTCACCCTCATCATGGGCCTGCTGATCAGCATGTACACCGCCTGCATCGTCACGAGGATGGTCTACGACTACATGATCGTAAAGCGCAGGATAACGAGGATCAGCGTATAG
- the secF gene encoding protein translocase subunit SecF has product MLENVKIPFIKYRALFMSISLALVVASFFFMFTKGFNYGIDFKGGAKLGYKFSSTVSEGDVREALQGTPFADAHVVRFGEASENRMSIKVTLPEEHAKIGEAVTAALAAKFGQENVALEQEETVGPGVGQEMRKKAWLTIIFSWLLMLVYIGYRFDFLYAPGAVVALVHDTAIVLGAFALLGKEVNLTILAAVLTLIGFSINDTIVVFDRIREHKNQISPATIKDVVNTAINSTLSRTMITSLTVLFIVVVLFFMGGGTLHDFAFAMIIGVVVGTYSSIFIASPIYIALYDNWPKVRKLWAKR; this is encoded by the coding sequence ATGCTTGAAAACGTCAAGATACCCTTCATCAAATACCGGGCCCTGTTCATGTCCATATCTCTGGCGCTCGTGGTCGCATCGTTCTTTTTCATGTTCACCAAGGGCTTCAACTACGGCATCGACTTCAAAGGCGGGGCCAAGCTGGGTTATAAATTCTCCTCAACGGTGAGCGAAGGCGATGTCAGAGAGGCCCTGCAGGGCACGCCCTTTGCCGACGCACACGTGGTCCGATTCGGAGAGGCAAGCGAGAACCGGATGAGCATCAAGGTGACACTGCCGGAGGAGCACGCCAAGATAGGCGAGGCGGTCACAGCGGCGCTCGCAGCCAAATTCGGCCAGGAGAACGTAGCGCTCGAACAGGAGGAGACGGTGGGCCCGGGCGTCGGCCAGGAGATGCGCAAGAAGGCCTGGCTGACGATCATCTTCTCGTGGCTCCTCATGCTCGTATACATCGGCTACCGCTTCGATTTCCTCTATGCGCCGGGCGCGGTGGTCGCACTGGTCCACGACACGGCCATCGTCCTGGGCGCATTCGCGCTCCTGGGCAAGGAAGTCAACCTCACGATACTCGCGGCCGTGCTCACGCTCATAGGTTTCTCTATCAACGACACCATAGTGGTCTTCGACCGCATCAGGGAGCACAAGAACCAGATATCGCCGGCCACGATCAAAGACGTGGTCAACACCGCGATAAACTCCACGCTCTCCAGGACCATGATCACCTCGCTCACGGTCCTCTTCATAGTGGTGGTGCTGTTCTTCATGGGCGGAGGCACCCTGCACGACTTCGCCTTTGCGATGATAATCGGCGTGGTCGTGGGAACATATTCCTCAATCTTCATCGCATCGCCGATCTACATCGCCCTGTACGACAACTGGCCGAAAGTAAGAAAACTCTGGGCCAAGCGATAG